A genomic window from Punica granatum isolate Tunisia-2019 chromosome 2, ASM765513v2, whole genome shotgun sequence includes:
- the LOC116194099 gene encoding transcription activator GLK1 isoform X2, protein MLALSPPRSREDGKDTLDFPAGSADHHQFIDFGDGNLLDCIDFDDLFTDIEVDGAEFLPDLEMVDPDNIGEFSPTSGGEESEVMNVSEVLDRTENGASVNDENEEEDKSASERDEPGKVDQSTAKGTDKGGRRVGRKSSSSVQSKNNPPQGKRKVKVDWTPELHRKFVQAVEQLGLDKAVPSKILEIMGMDCLTRHNIASHLQKYRSHRKHLLAREVEAASWSRQGRMMYGGGKMEPSPLLISGPTMGFPPPVIPLPVQPQFRPLHVWGHPTADQAWPKHPVHQLPAALPSTPAWPAVGPPYSPIPPLAPPMGPSAYWHPHHHQVLNTCTAGTPYLPQPRAFTGLMTAPPVSGIPPKAMYKEDPGIGVPSGQSGPQPPPDFHPSGETIDAAIGDALKKPWQPLPLGLKPPSLDGVLTELHREGIPDIPPSSPS, encoded by the exons ATGCTCGCTCTGTCACCCCCGAGGAGCAGAGAAGATGGGAAAGACACGCTGGATTTTCCGGCGGGCTCTGCCGACCATCATCAGTTCATCGACTTTGGAGACGGGAACTTGCTCGACTGCATTGATTTCGACGACCTGTTCACGGATATCGAGGTTGATGGGGCGGAGTTCCTGCCTGATTTGGAGATGGTGGACCCCGATAATATCGGGGAGTTCTCACCTACGAGCGGCGGTGAGGAGTCGGAGGTCATGAATGTTTCTGAGGTTCTTGACAGGACGGAGAATGGTGCTTCGGTGAatgatgaaaatgaagaagaagataagtCAGCGAGCGAGAGGGATGAGCCGGGTAAGGTCGACCAGAGCACGGCTAAGGGGACGGATAAAGGAGGACGAAGGGTAGGTAGGAAGTCATCATCATCAGTTCAATCGAAGAACAATCCTCCTCAAGGGAAGAGAAAGGTCAAG GTGGACTGGACACCGGAGCTGCATCGGAAATTCGTGCAAGCAGTGGAACAGCTGGGGTTAGACAAGGCAGTCCCTTCCAAGATTTTAGAAATCATGGGAATGGATTGTCTCACTCGCCACAACATTGCCAGTCACCTTCAA AAATACCGGTCCCATCGGAAGCATCTGCTGGCTCGGGAAGTGGAGGCAGCAAGCTGGAGTCGCCAGGGGCGGATGATGTACGGTGGAGGAAAGATGGAGCCGAGTCCATTGCTGATCAGTGGGCCTACCATGGGTTTCCCTCCTCCTGTGATCCCACTGCCTGTGCAGCCACAGTTCAGGCCTTTGCACGTGTGGGGCCATCCAACCGCCGATCAGGCGTGGCCAAAACATCCTGTCCACCAGCTCCCAGCAGCACTGCCTTCAACGCCCGCTTGGCCAGCAGTTGGCCCACCTTATTCTCCGATACCACCGCTGGCGCCACCTATGGGTCCCAGTGCATACTGGCATCCTCACCACCACCAG GTTTTAAATACTTGTACAGCTGGAACACCGTATCTTCCACAACCACGCGCATTTACG GGATTGATGACGGCTCCGCCTGTCTCCGGTATTCCACCCAAAGCTATGTATAAAGAAGACCCAGGCATTGGAGTCCCGTCTGGCCAGTCAGGGCCCCAACCTCCCCCGGACTTTCATCCC TCGGGAGAGACGATAGATGCAGCCATAGGTGATGCTTTAAAGAAGCCGTGGCAGCCGCTTCCTCTGGGACTGAAGCCTCCCTCCCTTGATGGCGTGTTAACGGAGCTCCACCGTGAAGGCATTCCTGATATCCCACCGTCATCGCCCTCTTGA
- the LOC116194099 gene encoding transcription activator GLK1 isoform X3, protein MLALSPPRSREDGKDTLDFPAGSADHHQFIDFGDGNLLDCIDFDDLFTDIEVDGAEFLPDLEMVDPDNIGEFSPTSGGEESEVMNVSEVLDRTENGASVNDENEEEDKSASERDEPGKVDQSTAKGTDKGGRRVGRKSSSSVQSKNNPPQGKRKVKVDWTPELHRKFVQAVEQLGLDKAVPSKILEIMGMDCLTRHNIASHLQKYRSHRKHLLAREVEAASWSRQGRMMYGGGKMEPSPLLISGPTMGFPPPVIPLPVQPQFRPLHVWGHPTADQAWPKHPVHQLPAALPSTPAWPAVGPPYSPIPPLAPPMGPSAYWHPHHHQGLMTAPPVSGIPPKAMYKEDPGIGVPSGQSGPQPPPDFHPSGETIDAAIGDALKKPWQPLPLGLKPPSLDGVLTELHREGIPDIPPSSPS, encoded by the exons ATGCTCGCTCTGTCACCCCCGAGGAGCAGAGAAGATGGGAAAGACACGCTGGATTTTCCGGCGGGCTCTGCCGACCATCATCAGTTCATCGACTTTGGAGACGGGAACTTGCTCGACTGCATTGATTTCGACGACCTGTTCACGGATATCGAGGTTGATGGGGCGGAGTTCCTGCCTGATTTGGAGATGGTGGACCCCGATAATATCGGGGAGTTCTCACCTACGAGCGGCGGTGAGGAGTCGGAGGTCATGAATGTTTCTGAGGTTCTTGACAGGACGGAGAATGGTGCTTCGGTGAatgatgaaaatgaagaagaagataagtCAGCGAGCGAGAGGGATGAGCCGGGTAAGGTCGACCAGAGCACGGCTAAGGGGACGGATAAAGGAGGACGAAGGGTAGGTAGGAAGTCATCATCATCAGTTCAATCGAAGAACAATCCTCCTCAAGGGAAGAGAAAGGTCAAG GTGGACTGGACACCGGAGCTGCATCGGAAATTCGTGCAAGCAGTGGAACAGCTGGGGTTAGACAAGGCAGTCCCTTCCAAGATTTTAGAAATCATGGGAATGGATTGTCTCACTCGCCACAACATTGCCAGTCACCTTCAA AAATACCGGTCCCATCGGAAGCATCTGCTGGCTCGGGAAGTGGAGGCAGCAAGCTGGAGTCGCCAGGGGCGGATGATGTACGGTGGAGGAAAGATGGAGCCGAGTCCATTGCTGATCAGTGGGCCTACCATGGGTTTCCCTCCTCCTGTGATCCCACTGCCTGTGCAGCCACAGTTCAGGCCTTTGCACGTGTGGGGCCATCCAACCGCCGATCAGGCGTGGCCAAAACATCCTGTCCACCAGCTCCCAGCAGCACTGCCTTCAACGCCCGCTTGGCCAGCAGTTGGCCCACCTTATTCTCCGATACCACCGCTGGCGCCACCTATGGGTCCCAGTGCATACTGGCATCCTCACCACCACCAG GGATTGATGACGGCTCCGCCTGTCTCCGGTATTCCACCCAAAGCTATGTATAAAGAAGACCCAGGCATTGGAGTCCCGTCTGGCCAGTCAGGGCCCCAACCTCCCCCGGACTTTCATCCC TCGGGAGAGACGATAGATGCAGCCATAGGTGATGCTTTAAAGAAGCCGTGGCAGCCGCTTCCTCTGGGACTGAAGCCTCCCTCCCTTGATGGCGTGTTAACGGAGCTCCACCGTGAAGGCATTCCTGATATCCCACCGTCATCGCCCTCTTGA
- the LOC116194099 gene encoding transcription activator GLK1 isoform X1, whose protein sequence is MLALSPPRSREDGKDTLDFPAGSADHHQFIDFGDGNLLDCIDFDDLFTDIEVDGAEFLPDLEMVDPDNIGEFSPTSGGEESEVMNVSEVLDRTENGASVNDENEEEDKSASERDEPGKVDQSTAKGTDKGGRRVGRKSSSSVQSKNNPPQGKRKVKVDWTPELHRKFVQAVEQLGLDKAVPSKILEIMGMDCLTRHNIASHLQKYRSHRKHLLAREVEAASWSRQGRMMYGGGKMEPSPLLISGPTMGFPPPVIPLPVQPQFRPLHVWGHPTADQAWPKHPVHQLPAALPSTPAWPAVGPPYSPIPPLAPPMGPSAYWHPHHHQVLNTCTAGTPYLPQPRAFTVEHIDSGLMTAPPVSGIPPKAMYKEDPGIGVPSGQSGPQPPPDFHPSGETIDAAIGDALKKPWQPLPLGLKPPSLDGVLTELHREGIPDIPPSSPS, encoded by the exons ATGCTCGCTCTGTCACCCCCGAGGAGCAGAGAAGATGGGAAAGACACGCTGGATTTTCCGGCGGGCTCTGCCGACCATCATCAGTTCATCGACTTTGGAGACGGGAACTTGCTCGACTGCATTGATTTCGACGACCTGTTCACGGATATCGAGGTTGATGGGGCGGAGTTCCTGCCTGATTTGGAGATGGTGGACCCCGATAATATCGGGGAGTTCTCACCTACGAGCGGCGGTGAGGAGTCGGAGGTCATGAATGTTTCTGAGGTTCTTGACAGGACGGAGAATGGTGCTTCGGTGAatgatgaaaatgaagaagaagataagtCAGCGAGCGAGAGGGATGAGCCGGGTAAGGTCGACCAGAGCACGGCTAAGGGGACGGATAAAGGAGGACGAAGGGTAGGTAGGAAGTCATCATCATCAGTTCAATCGAAGAACAATCCTCCTCAAGGGAAGAGAAAGGTCAAG GTGGACTGGACACCGGAGCTGCATCGGAAATTCGTGCAAGCAGTGGAACAGCTGGGGTTAGACAAGGCAGTCCCTTCCAAGATTTTAGAAATCATGGGAATGGATTGTCTCACTCGCCACAACATTGCCAGTCACCTTCAA AAATACCGGTCCCATCGGAAGCATCTGCTGGCTCGGGAAGTGGAGGCAGCAAGCTGGAGTCGCCAGGGGCGGATGATGTACGGTGGAGGAAAGATGGAGCCGAGTCCATTGCTGATCAGTGGGCCTACCATGGGTTTCCCTCCTCCTGTGATCCCACTGCCTGTGCAGCCACAGTTCAGGCCTTTGCACGTGTGGGGCCATCCAACCGCCGATCAGGCGTGGCCAAAACATCCTGTCCACCAGCTCCCAGCAGCACTGCCTTCAACGCCCGCTTGGCCAGCAGTTGGCCCACCTTATTCTCCGATACCACCGCTGGCGCCACCTATGGGTCCCAGTGCATACTGGCATCCTCACCACCACCAG GTTTTAAATACTTGTACAGCTGGAACACCGTATCTTCCACAACCACGCGCATTTACGGTAGAGCATATTGATTCG GGATTGATGACGGCTCCGCCTGTCTCCGGTATTCCACCCAAAGCTATGTATAAAGAAGACCCAGGCATTGGAGTCCCGTCTGGCCAGTCAGGGCCCCAACCTCCCCCGGACTTTCATCCC TCGGGAGAGACGATAGATGCAGCCATAGGTGATGCTTTAAAGAAGCCGTGGCAGCCGCTTCCTCTGGGACTGAAGCCTCCCTCCCTTGATGGCGTGTTAACGGAGCTCCACCGTGAAGGCATTCCTGATATCCCACCGTCATCGCCCTCTTGA
- the LOC116196568 gene encoding 26S proteasome non-ATPase regulatory subunit 2 homolog A: protein MAPAPNSSGGNAPREEASLKVPVKDPKKKDEKKDEDLSEEDLALKQQLELYVERVQDPDPGLQKAALESMRHEIRTSTSSMTSVPKPLKFLRPHYGTLKAYYETMAESDLKRYLADILSVLALTMSAEGERESLKYRLLGSEGDIGSWGHEYVRNLAGEIAQEYSKRQSEEAPIDDLMELVQQIVAFHMKHNAEPEAVDLLMEVEDLDMLMEHVDSTNFKRTCLYLTSAARYLPGPDDVSVLDIAYMIYRKFEEYANALQIALFLDNMQYVKQVFTSCDDLLRKKQFCYILARHGITFELNEGMVSDDGDREALQEIINNSKLSEGYLTLARDIEVMEPKSPEDIYKAHLLDGRASASASVDSARQNLAATFVNAFVNAGFGQDKLMTVQSDSSSSGGSSANWLFKNKEHGKASAAASLGMILLWDVDSGLAQLDKYFHGTDMQVLAGALLGVGIVNCNIKNECDPALALLGDYVDREDASVRIGAIMGLGLAYAGAQNNEVRAKLSPILDGKASLDVVAFTAISLGLIYVGSCNEEVANSIIFALMDRSESELGEPLARLLPLGLGLLYLGKQDAVEATAEVSKTFNEKIRKHCDMTLLSCAYAGTGNVLKVQNLLGHCAQHLDKGETHQGPAVLGIAMVAMAEELGLEMAIRSLEHLLQYGEQNIRRAVPLALGLLCISNPKVNVMDTLSRLSHDTDSEVAMAAVISLGLIGGGTNNARIAGMLRNLSSYYYKDASLLFCVRIAQGLVHLGKGLLTLNPYHSERFLLSPTALAGIVTMLYACLDMKAIILQKYHYVLYFLVLAMQPRMLMTVDENLRPLSVPVRVGQAVDVVGQAGRPKTITGFQTHSTPVLLAAGDRAELATEKYIPLSPILEGFVILKENPEYTEDR from the exons ATGGCGCCTGCTCCGAACAGCTCCGGCGGCAACGCCCCTCGCGAGGAGGCCTCCCTCAAGGTCCCGGTCAAGGACCCTAAGAAGAAAGACGAGAAGAAAGATGAGGATTTG TCAGAGGAGGATTTGGCCTTGAAGCAGCAGCTGGAGTTGTATGTGGAACGAGTTCAGGATCCCGATCCGGGGTTGCAGAAGGCTGCTCTTGAAAGCATGAG GCACGAAATTCGAACCTCAACCAGTTCAATGACATCTGTTCCAAAGCCATTGAAGTTTCTTCGTCCTCATTATGGAACTTTAAAAGCATACTATGAAACAATGGCTGAATCAGATCTAAAG AGATACCTTGCTGACATACTCTCAGTTTTGGCATTGACCATGTCTGCAGAGGGAGAGCGG GAGAGCTTAAAGTACAGGCTGTTGGGTTCAGAAGGTGATATTGGATCTTGGGGCCATGAGTATGTAAGGAATCTAGCAGGAGAAATTGCACAAGAGTATTCTAAGCGACAG AGTGAAGAGGCTCCAATTGATGATCTGATGGAGCTGGTGCAACAAATTGTGGCTTTCCATATGAAG CACAATGCTGAACCCGAAGCTGTTGATCTTTTAATGGAG GTTGAGGACCTTGATATGCTAATGGAGCATGTGGACAGTACAAACTTTAAGAGAACTTGTCTGTACCTCACCAGTGCTGCAAG ATACCTTCCTGGACCTGATGATGTCTCCGTTTTAGATATAGCTTATATGATATATCGCAAGTTTGAAGAATATGCCAATGCCCTGCAGATTGCACTTTTCCTGGATAACATGCAG TATGTGAAGCAGGTGTTTACATCCTGTGACGATTTGCTCCGGAAGAAGCAATTCTGCTACATCCTTGCTAGACAT GGTATCACCTTTGAGCTCAATGAAGGGATGGTTTCAGATGATGGCGATAGGGAGGCATTGCAAGAGATCATCAATAATTCTAAATTGAGTGAAGGTTATCTTACTCTTGCTCGTGATATAGAGGTTATGGAGCCCAAATCTCCTGAAGATATTTACAAG GCGCACTTGCTTGACGGCCGGGCTAGTGCTAGTGCAAGTGTTGATTCTGCGAGACAAAATCTGGCTGCTACATTTGTAAATGCATTTGTGAATGCTGGCTTTGGGCAG GATAAATTAATGACAGTACAATCAGACTCCTCATCGAGTGGTGGGTCTTCAGCAAACTGGCTTTTCAAAAATAAGGAACATGGGAAGGCTAGTGCTGCTGCTAGTCTG GGAATGATTTTGCTTTGGGATGTTGACTCTGGGCTAGCTCAACTCGATAAGTACTTCCACGGTACAGATATGCAAGTCCTTGCTGGTGCCCTATTGGGTGTTGGGATAGTCAATTGCAATATCAAGAATGAATGTGATCCA GCACTTGCACTGTTAGGTGATTATGTGGATAGAGAAGATGCATCTGTTCGGATTGGTGCAATAATGGGCCTGGGACTTGCATATGCTGGTGCTCAAAATAATGAG GTACGTGCCAAATTGTCTCCAATCCTTGATGGAAAAGCATCCCTGGATGTCGTTGCATTCACTGCCATCTCTCTGGGCTTGATATACGTCGGTTCCTGCAATGAAGAGGTGGctaattcaataatatttgCCCTAATGGATCGTAGCGAGTCAGAACTTGGAGAACCTCTGGCTCGTCTTCTGCCTCTAGGTCTTGGCCTCCTGTATCTTGGCAAGCAG GATGCTGTTGAAGCCACAGCTGAAGTTTCAAAGACATTCAATGAAAAGATCCGAAAGCATTGTGATATGACCTTGCTGTCCTGTGCCTATGCTGGAACAGGAAATGTTCTTAAG GTCCAAAATTTACTGGGACATTGTGCACAACATCTTGATAAAGGGGAAACTCACCAAGGACCTGCTGTCCTTGGGATTGCCATGGTGGCAATGGCTGAAGAACTAGGCCTTGAGATGGCAATTCGTTCGTTGGAACACCTCCTGCAGTATGGAGAACAAAACATCCGCCGTGCAGTTCCTCTGGCTCTCGGGCTTCTCTGTATTTCAAATCCTAAG GTCAATGTTATGGATACATTAAGCAGGCTTAGCCATGACACAGATTCAGAAGTGGCCATG GCGGCAGTAATTTCTTTGGGTTTGATCGGCGGGGGAACCAACAATGCCCGAATTGCTGGGATGCTTCGCAACCTCTCAAGCTATTACTATAAGGATGCGAGCCTCCTATTCTGC GTACGAATTGCCCAGGGTCTCGTGCACCTGGGTAAGGGATTGTTGACTCTCAATCCTTACCATTCGGAGCGattcttgctctcacc GACGGCGCTTGCTGGTATAGTGACAATGCTATACGCATGCCTCGACATGAAAGCTATCATCTTGCAGAAATATCATTATGTCCTCTACTTCTTGGTTCTGGCAATGCAG CCCAGGATGTTGATGACTGTGGATGAAAATTTGAGACCCTTGTCAGTGCCTGTACGGGTGGGTCAAGCTGTGGATGTTGTCGGGCAGGCTGGTCGCCCCAAGACAATCACGGGTTTCCAGACGCACTCGACCCCTGTCCTTCTGGCTGCTGGTGATAGGGCTGAATTGGCTACCGAGAA GTACATCCCACTGTCTCCCATTCTCGAAGGTTTTGTCATCTTAAAGGAGAACCCAGAATACACAGAAGATCGCTAA